Part of the Coccinella septempunctata chromosome 3, icCocSept1.1, whole genome shotgun sequence genome is shown below.
GTCGAATAGGAGTTTTACAATTCATGAATCATTTAGGAGGAATGGACAGAGGTAACCCAGATGACCAAAATAGGCCTTCCGTTTTCACGGATCAGTATCCACCTCCAATGAGGCCCCCTTTAAATTGGAGTGATATACCGGGAACTTCCCAATCTCCCGTCAATTATGGAACACCTCCTAGTGTTGGCTATAACATGCAGCCACAAGGGTTTCCCGTTCaaccaaattttcaatttagcaGTAACCGAGGGAATTTTGGTCGAACTGTTCAGTTTCCTCTTCGTTATGTGCCCCACAGGTTCAGTATGGAGAGACAAATTTTATCTACAATGAGGGTTAAGAGGAAAACAGATTCTCCACCGTAAGTTTGATTCAAGTTTTTTATCATTCAAATTTGATACTAGTTAAGTTACATcaattatttacaaggttgatAGAACTATTGAATAATGTTAATTTATTTGtacttttcagtttcttctcTAATCATAAACTACTTTGTTTTTAGGACTAGGAGAGCTTTTGCCGAGACATGGTCATTATCACTTGGAAAAATGACTAGGTTATCTTGATGTAACATTCTGAATGTTACAACTTGAAAAATATGttatgaaaaaacttgaaaaaagttATCATTGAAAGTGATAATGAACATTCTTGTTTTGATTTGTGAGGAAAAATTCTGAGGTATTTGTTATTTCTTTTTGTTCATCGAAAAAATTCTTTCTTACAAGACATCATCCatcattttattcaaaaaacggtgaataacttgaaaactactCAAATTAGCTGTAGGGTATGGTACATTAAACAAATGTagaattagaaaaattaatttaataTTTTGGGACTTCTGTTCAAAATAAGCTGGTTGATATCCATTTCCAGTATGACAGAGTCATGAATTCTTGCAAATATTTTGCAAAGAAAGGTTCATCTGCCTAATGTCTCTGCACAAAATTTCAAACCGATCCATTATATAGTTTCAGTCTGCATAAGTTATAGAAGTTACTGGTTCTATCGATATAgtatcgatttgttttcagtcTTCAAGTATCGAAGCAATTTATCACCGAAGAAAAAATGTCACAACACCTTTCGAAATTACGTATCAGTTCTGAAACACCGTCAGAAATGGAAAGTGaggaaataaaagagaaaagactGTATATGTgcgaagaaatgaaaaaatttcaggcACAAAACGATCCAATAATTCCAGAATCTCTACTGAACAGAATGAGTAGACCGTGCACTGctttagttttgtggaaaccACCAGAAAGTATTCTAGCTCCATCCCGTTTTGACCACAGGGAAGAAGACAGtgaaaataataacaataatgacGACAACTACCATCACGTTGAGCAGCAAGTTATCAATTCAGATGTTGTGGACGATGTGGAATTTGAAGAACTATAATGACTGAATTTTATCACCTTCATATTATATACTATGACTTCCATATGTGATATTTTGAGaatcgaaattgttgaaattttcatctttttttctgttttataacaGTGAGTTAAcattactctataatctttggttatccagatgatattcctcatatttttcgaAGGGATTGAAAGTAACGAAGCCAGTAAATGCTAGAATTATATCGTGATAAGTTTGAGAGtttgttgaaaatttcgatCTTAATTTTGTGTAAAGTTATCATTTAATTGATGAAATTGTAATATGAAGACTGTTTTATCTGTTTCTATCATCAATTCCACTGAGGGATAAATATAAGTGTGGAGTCTCGTAGGTTCCtatgtgaataattttattgtCGAATGTCTGAATGAATGTCGATCTACAGGTTAAATGCAATTTTCAGTACTGAAGTTGACTTGTTTGTATTTCAACTTTGTAGTTTGTCacgataattattttttttattttacattGTATCAAACTTGCGTTATATTGACAAAGTTCACATTGCTGTAACTACATTTATTGTActgtaaaataaatttattttctaCATTCTGTCGATTGTTCAAACCTTTTCCTTTCGTTGATAACTACAGGTTAGCATTCGTGCTGCCACCTAGTAGTTAACATTCCAAACTCTAGTGAACTCCAATGTCTCCAATATGGTAGCAGTTAATTTTCGATCTATCTACTACTGTCTCTACATGTACTTAGGGGTTGTAGAGGGTAGAACTTTCTCCTCATCTTTTCTTAGAGAAACTTTAATCTcaactatggagggtagagagactACCCTCCATAATCTCAACTTTGCGATGAAATCAAATATAGAAATTTCCTTACTTTCCTCAGTTGAAAACTTGGAACAGTAATGTCTAGGTGGCGCCACAAAAACGCGATAAAAAATTCATTGTGTGCCTACTTGTAACActgtttaatttttgaacagggTCAGTTATACCTTTTTTTGTCTATTCTTGAAACTCACGTCTGTTTTAATTGAATTCTTCtcgaacccatattttttttatgtgctACATATAATGGATAGTTCAACTAAACAAGACTTTTTCTATGCAATGGACATAACCCCAATGTTTCAGATTCAAAATTTGAAGAACTAAGCAGAATATTTCCCTTTAACTCAAACAATTCACATATAATTTCCGGCGTTTCGCATCAGAAGAATTCAAACTCGTAATCCTTCCCACAATCCATAAATTTACCAGCTGATCGAGGTTCGCACATGCGCTACTTCATTACGGAGTTAGCACGGAAGTTGAACGTAAGGGTGTTGTTTAGTTTCGTTTTCCCATACAGTTTAAAATATTCTTAGACAGTGACAAATTATCGCGATTATTTATTGAGAAAGGGACACCCGTCCACAGCCCTTCTGATGATACAGTTCTCACGAGTTTAACCATTTAACCTTAACTGGTAAGTTCGACAAATTGTTCTAACAAATGAttgtttatgttttttaaatGTCATAATCATTTTGTTCTGGCGAATTGACCTGTAATATTTTTGGAACCGTCTCGAGATTTTCAATTTTGGAGACATTCATTTGGTGAACATACTGCAGTTAGATTTGACCTACTTACTAGGGAGTGGGTTGTTGAATTACATGTTAAAATGGTACCTACTCATTTTCTAATTGTTGTTACCGGTTATTTTTAACACTCCTACACATTGCCGGTGACGACATCGATAATTGAAGGATTTTCTGTTTACCCACCTACTCAGTTACCAGCTGATCGAATAATTCTTCTCTTGGTTCTTGTGGTGGGTTCATGCAGAAGAAACAAGAACTAGGATCTAATCTCAAGTAGGTATTGagacctaagaaagggaccCATCTATATCAAAATTATCCTTAAAATTCCACAGCCTACCCACGACACTATTGAATCCACGTTATATTTTttgcatagacatagagtctatGATTTTTTGTGGTAAGCATTCATGCAAAGTGCATAGAAATTATTTGAATGCACCATGGTCGATGTGGGCTGTGTTCCAACACATGATCAAATTCTTACTCTTTTGTCAGATAAAATTTGGCGAATTGGAACATGGAAGATAACGACCAAATCTGGGAAAATAATCGGCTAATGAAAAAGGGAAATATGCACCTGAATTTGAATGCTTCCCGATAACTAAAGAATATACTTACATTAGAGGAAGTGACGAGTGACTACGTTCAAAAATGATCATTTGGAATTAACATGGGATCTACCCAGATGAGAGAAGATTGAAGAGAATCTCGTGGTCATGATTATGAGATTATGTTCGAACAACGGAAGACAGTTTCTGGCTCCCACAACTGCTTTTGGAGCTCGGAAGCCTGCCCGTAAACGAAGCATACGAAACGATGCACTCGAGAGAAAGAAAATAAGATGTGTGATCGAATAAGTAGTTCCATTTATTCAGGGAAATAGATGCGTTTCCCAAACGACACCCGATTTTCTGTTTTACAACAGATAACTTCTACATTCGCATCCAACGACGACCCGTAGGATAGATATGGGATTTACGCTGACAGATGGTGGCAATTTCTCTATCAGATTTTTTGTTTGTTCCGCCATTAATCAAGAGCATCGGAGAATCAGGTTAAGTTATCGCTCGTTTTAAAAGAAATCCACCGAGACGAACCTGATAATATATCCGGGGATTCAACTGAACTTTCCGAAATGGATCTTGAGGTGGGGGGAGTTGAATTGAAAATTCGGGGATGCCCTGTCTCTTTGAATTTGTCGTAGATTGTAAATTTTATCAGTCACTAGAAGGCAATATTCTAAATCCTGGAGACAGGTTGGAAAAGAGCATAATTCAGAAGTTACCAAacgcaaatgtaaacaaattaCTGTCAGATTGACAAAACcgacaaaagtgaggttagaacCGATCAAggacaggggtgggtagtaaCGATTCTACTCATAGACCAGAGAGAGAAGTttttttggcct
Proteins encoded:
- the LOC123310061 gene encoding uncharacterized protein LOC123310061, which produces MNHLGGMDRGNPDDQNRPSVFTDQYPPPMRPPLNWSDIPGTSQSPVNYGTPPSVGYNMQPQGFPVQPNFQFSSNRGNFGRTVQFPLRYVPHRFSMERQILSTMRVKRKTDSPPLQVSKQFITEEKMSQHLSKLRISSETPSEMESEEIKEKRLYMCEEMKKFQAQNDPIIPESLLNRMSRPCTALVLWKPPESILAPSRFDHREEDSENNNNNDDNYHHVEQQVINSDVVDDVEFEEL